One genomic segment of Thermus thermamylovorans includes these proteins:
- a CDS encoding 50S ribosomal protein L25, with product MEYRLKAYYREGEKPAALRRAGKLPGVMYNRSLNRKVYVELGEFDRVFRQASIHSVIVLELPDGQELPTLVRQVNLDKRRRRPEHVDFFVLSDEPVEMYIPLRFLGTPQGVREGGVLQEVRRDILVRVSPRSIPEFIEVDVSGLGIGDSLHASELKLPEGVRLALSPEETIAAVVPPEDVERLAAEAAEMPAEPEVIKKGKKEEEA from the coding sequence ATGGAGTACCGCCTGAAGGCCTACTACCGGGAAGGGGAGAAGCCTGCCGCCCTGCGGCGCGCGGGCAAGCTCCCCGGGGTCATGTACAACCGGAGCCTGAACCGGAAGGTCTACGTGGAGCTGGGGGAGTTCGACCGGGTCTTCCGCCAGGCCTCCATCCACAGCGTCATCGTCCTGGAGCTTCCCGACGGCCAGGAGCTCCCCACATTGGTGCGGCAGGTGAACCTGGACAAGCGCCGGCGCCGCCCCGAGCACGTGGACTTCTTCGTCCTCTCCGACGAGCCCGTGGAGATGTACATCCCCTTGCGCTTCCTGGGCACGCCCCAGGGGGTGCGGGAGGGGGGCGTCTTGCAGGAGGTGCGCCGGGACATCCTGGTGCGGGTCTCCCCCCGGAGCATCCCCGAGTTCATCGAGGTGGACGTTTCGGGGCTGGGCATCGGGGACAGCCTCCACGCCTCCGAGCTGAAGCTGCCCGAAGGGGTGCGTCTGGCCCTCTCCCCGGAGGAGACCATCGCCGCGGTGGTGCCCCCCGAGGACGTGGAGCGGCTGGCGGCGGAGGCGGCGGAGATGCCCGCTGAGCCTGAGGTCATCAAGAAGGGGAAGAAGGAAGAGGAGGCCTAG
- the pth gene encoding aminoacyl-tRNA hydrolase, with product MFLVVGQGNPGESYARTRHNLGFMVLDRLGLAFREKGQALLAEAEVEGERGFFLKPLTYYNLSGQAVAPLVRSYKIPPERLLVVHDEMDLPLGRLRFKAGGSPAGNRGVASIALALGTPSFHRLRLGIGKPPSRELGAAYVLSPFAPEEEPLAERVLEVAKGAVLCWVREGLLPCADRYNGLDLRQGVKL from the coding sequence ATGTTTTTAGTGGTGGGTCAGGGAAACCCGGGGGAAAGCTATGCCAGGACCCGGCACAACCTGGGCTTCATGGTCTTGGACCGGCTGGGCCTCGCATTTCGGGAGAAGGGGCAGGCCCTGCTGGCCGAGGCGGAGGTGGAGGGGGAAAGGGGCTTCTTCCTCAAGCCCCTCACCTACTACAACCTGAGCGGCCAGGCGGTAGCTCCCCTGGTGCGCTCCTACAAGATCCCCCCGGAGCGCCTCCTGGTGGTCCACGACGAGATGGACCTCCCCCTGGGCCGCCTGCGCTTCAAGGCGGGGGGAAGCCCCGCGGGCAACCGGGGGGTGGCCTCCATCGCCCTGGCCCTGGGCACCCCCTCCTTCCACCGCCTGCGCCTGGGCATCGGCAAGCCCCCCAGCCGGGAGCTGGGGGCGGCCTACGTGCTTTCCCCCTTCGCCCCCGAGGAGGAGCCCCTGGCGGAGCGGGTGCTGGAGGTGGCCAAGGGGGCGGTCCTCTGCTGGGTGCGGGAAGGGCTTCTCCCCTGCGCGGACCGCTACAACGGCCTCGACCTGCGGCAAGGGGTTAAGCTTTAG
- the ddl gene encoding D-alanine--D-alanine ligase, with translation MQGPEVLLLAGGRSPEHEVSLSSAKGVLEHIPFPTELAVIAKDGRWLLGERAREALKAGAAPKGEHPFPPPLDWDRYGVVFPLLHGRWGEDGTVQGFLELLGKPYVGAGVAASALCMDKDLSKRVLAQAGVPVVPWVALYPGEAPLVPFDPPFFVKPANTGSSIGIRRVEGYGELEAALAEAFRHDGKAVVEKALPGVRELEVGVLGNVFGEASPVGEVRYRGPFYDYETKYTPGRAELLVPAPLDPGTQETVQELALKAYRLLGIRGLARVDFFLLEGEVYLNEVNTLPGFTPTSMYPRLFAAGGLPYPQLLRRLVELALA, from the coding sequence ATGCAGGGCCCTGAGGTCCTCCTCCTGGCCGGGGGAAGGAGCCCCGAGCACGAGGTCTCCCTCTCCTCCGCCAAGGGGGTCCTGGAGCACATCCCCTTCCCCACGGAGCTGGCCGTCATCGCCAAGGATGGACGCTGGCTTCTTGGGGAAAGGGCCCGGGAGGCCTTGAAGGCGGGGGCGGCCCCCAAGGGGGAACACCCCTTTCCCCCGCCCCTGGACTGGGACCGCTACGGGGTGGTCTTCCCCCTCCTCCACGGGAGGTGGGGGGAGGACGGTACCGTCCAGGGTTTCCTGGAGCTTTTGGGCAAGCCCTATGTGGGGGCGGGGGTGGCGGCCAGCGCCCTGTGCATGGACAAGGACCTCTCCAAGCGGGTTCTGGCCCAGGCGGGGGTGCCGGTGGTGCCCTGGGTGGCCCTTTACCCTGGGGAGGCTCCCCTGGTCCCCTTTGACCCCCCCTTCTTCGTCAAGCCCGCCAACACCGGCTCCAGCATCGGCATCCGCCGGGTAGAGGGGTACGGGGAGCTGGAGGCGGCCCTGGCCGAGGCCTTCCGCCACGACGGGAAGGCGGTGGTGGAGAAGGCCCTTCCGGGGGTGCGGGAGCTGGAGGTGGGGGTTTTGGGGAACGTCTTCGGGGAGGCAAGTCCCGTGGGGGAGGTGCGCTACCGGGGCCCCTTCTACGACTACGAGACCAAGTACACCCCGGGGAGGGCCGAGCTCCTCGTCCCCGCGCCCCTGGATCCCGGTACCCAGGAGACGGTTCAGGAGCTGGCCCTGAAGGCCTACCGGCTCCTGGGCATCCGCGGCCTGGCCCGGGTGGACTTCTTCCTCCTCGAGGGGGAGGTGTACCTGAACGAGGTGAACACCCTCCCCGGCTTCACCCCCACCAGCATGTACCCCAGGCTCTTCGCCGCCGGGGGGCTACCCTATCCCCAGCTCCTCAGGCGCCTGGTGGAGCTGGCCCTGGCGTAG
- a CDS encoding ChbG/HpnK family deacetylase, with translation MDLLERLGLGGRRVLLLHHDDLGLSHAQNGAYQALGFPTGSVMVPGAWAGAVRGEDLGVHLTLTSEWPAPRMRPLTGGESLRDEAGYFPASLEALWQRARAEEVERELKAQIEAASRLFRPTHLDAHQGAVLRPDLAEVYLRLAQAYRLPPLLPQSLEGLGVPPLFLPDLERLLAQAPFPRVRLLDPYGLPPEERLGFYLGLAALPPGLYQLLHHSALPTPEGRALPDWRTREADYFALAHPEVRRILAEFHPLTWGAIREAL, from the coding sequence ATGGACCTTTTGGAGCGGTTAGGCCTTGGGGGGCGGCGGGTCCTCCTCCTGCACCACGACGACCTGGGCCTTTCCCACGCGCAAAACGGGGCCTACCAGGCCCTGGGCTTTCCCACGGGGAGCGTGATGGTGCCGGGGGCCTGGGCGGGGGCGGTGCGGGGCGAGGACCTGGGGGTGCACCTCACCCTCACCAGCGAGTGGCCCGCCCCCCGGATGCGCCCCCTCACGGGGGGGGAAAGCCTTAGGGACGAGGCCGGATATTTCCCCGCCTCCTTGGAGGCGCTTTGGCAGAGGGCGCGGGCGGAGGAGGTGGAGCGGGAGCTGAAGGCCCAGATTGAGGCAGCCTCTAGGCTCTTCCGGCCCACCCACCTGGACGCCCACCAGGGGGCGGTGCTCCGCCCGGACCTGGCGGAGGTCTACCTGCGCCTGGCCCAGGCCTACCGCCTGCCCCCCCTCCTTCCCCAAAGCCTCGAGGGCCTCGGGGTGCCCCCCCTCTTCCTCCCGGACCTGGAGCGGCTGCTGGCCCAGGCCCCCTTCCCCAGGGTCCGCCTCCTGGACCCCTACGGCCTCCCCCCGGAGGAGCGGCTCGGCTTCTACCTGGGCCTCGCCGCCCTGCCCCCGGGGCTTTACCAGCTCCTCCATCACAGCGCCCTCCCCACCCCCGAGGGCCGGGCCCTGCCCGACTGGCGGACGCGGGAGGCGGACTACTTCGCCCTGGCCCACCCCGAGGTGCGCCGGATTCTCGCCGAGTTCCACCCCCTCACCTGGGGGGCCATCCGGGAGGCCCTATGA
- a CDS encoding MFS transporter codes for MRPWRYASGQLGLTLVSESFGTYVAFFYLERLGLSAALYALGRTLYALWDAVNDPLFGHLSDRTRTPWGRRRPWLLWGLPLFLLAYLLAFGVPEWARSPQVLPYYFLLAVFLYEGAATLVWVNYGALFPEMFRSLAERARAAALRRGTELFGLLLGIALAPLLFARVDFLGMALLFAGLALLAFLLFLPGIREDPKAGSGLGLLPSFRLVLGNRAFLVVALVGLLFEFGRMVIQTGMAFYATYSLGLPEGATAFLFAAVFLVALPSVFLWGWLAGALGGKRAWRLAHLLMGLAALLLFLPQGLLPALLVGALVGVGFAGVRVTGEVVMAKVIDLDAERTGTRREGAYYSLVGLFGRASGALVGLSFALLGPLFGYVSGEDPGPNPGLAFRFLVAVIPGAAILLAYALAALFPDEVRA; via the coding sequence ATGAGGCCCTGGCGCTACGCCTCGGGGCAGCTGGGCCTCACCCTGGTCTCGGAGAGCTTCGGCACCTATGTGGCCTTCTTCTACCTGGAAAGGCTCGGCCTCTCCGCCGCCCTCTACGCCCTGGGCCGCACCCTTTACGCCCTGTGGGACGCGGTAAACGACCCCCTCTTCGGCCACCTCTCCGACCGCACCAGGACCCCCTGGGGCCGCAGGCGGCCCTGGCTCCTTTGGGGCCTTCCCCTCTTCCTCCTCGCCTACCTCCTGGCCTTCGGGGTTCCCGAGTGGGCGCGAAGCCCCCAGGTCCTCCCCTATTACTTCCTCCTGGCGGTCTTCCTCTACGAGGGGGCGGCCACCCTGGTCTGGGTGAACTACGGGGCCCTCTTCCCGGAGATGTTCCGCTCCCTGGCCGAAAGGGCTAGGGCCGCGGCCCTTAGGCGGGGCACGGAGCTCTTCGGCCTCCTCCTGGGCATCGCCCTCGCCCCCCTCCTGTTCGCCCGGGTGGACTTCTTGGGGATGGCCCTCCTCTTCGCCGGGCTCGCCCTCCTGGCCTTTCTCCTCTTCCTCCCTGGGATCCGGGAGGACCCCAAGGCGGGAAGCGGCCTCGGCCTCCTCCCCTCCTTCCGCCTGGTCCTGGGGAACCGCGCCTTTCTGGTGGTGGCCCTGGTGGGCCTCCTCTTCGAGTTCGGGCGGATGGTGATCCAGACGGGGATGGCCTTCTACGCCACCTACAGCCTGGGCCTGCCCGAGGGGGCCACCGCCTTCCTCTTCGCCGCCGTCTTCCTGGTGGCCCTGCCCTCGGTTTTCCTCTGGGGCTGGCTGGCGGGGGCCCTGGGGGGCAAGCGGGCCTGGCGGCTCGCCCACCTCCTCATGGGGCTCGCCGCCCTGCTCCTCTTCCTGCCCCAGGGCCTTCTCCCCGCCCTCCTGGTGGGGGCTTTGGTGGGGGTGGGCTTCGCCGGGGTGAGGGTCACAGGGGAGGTGGTGATGGCCAAGGTCATCGACCTGGACGCGGAGAGGACGGGCACGAGGCGGGAGGGGGCCTACTACAGCCTGGTGGGCCTCTTCGGCCGGGCCTCGGGGGCCCTGGTGGGGCTTTCCTTCGCCCTCCTCGGGCCCCTTTTCGGCTATGTGAGCGGGGAGGACCCGGGGCCCAACCCGGGGCTCGCCTTCCGCTTCCTGGTGGCGGTGATCCCGGGGGCGGCCATCCTCCTGGCCTACGCCCTGGCCGCCCTTTTCCCGGACGAGGTGCGGGCGTGA
- a CDS encoding glycoside hydrolase family 2 protein yields the protein MRLDPNHPRPTLQRPGWRSLEGLWGFALSGAEGPGRVRFHRRIRLPFPPEAPGSGVGAAFVEACWYRKVLRPRPRPGWRLFLHFGAVDYRAELFLNGARVLEHEGGHTPFRLDLTPFLGGPLELLLRAEDDPLDPEKPRGKQALGEPEGTFYPRTTGVWQPVWLEWVPESRLEALRLTPDLKALGFHLEVQAVGEGEAVEVALFPGLGPGEAPLAQARFPLLGGVARGFLGLPGRGDPEASLWRPERPVLFGLRLRLLGGRRLLDEAYSYGGLREVAARRGVFFLNGEPYLPKLALDQGLWPEGHLAPPGPEALRRDLELAKAMGFNGVRKHQKLEDPRYLHLADRLGLLVFMEMPSFFRFSPKAARRYLAELVPALERYANHPSLVAWILFNESWGLTPWTEASRAFLRGAFLLARALDPTRVLVDNDGWEHGPSHLLTVHDYAPPEVLRRRYAREPFPEAPMGRPLLLRGEGFPPGVRPFLSEFGGLRLRAPTPGWGYREAEGEEAFLAEVLRYLEAACASRLAGFCYTQLYDTFQEENGLLDFWRRPKVPPEGVRALLEGCEARRLLAE from the coding sequence ATGCGCCTGGACCCGAACCACCCCCGGCCCACCCTGCAGAGGCCGGGCTGGCGGAGCCTGGAGGGCCTTTGGGGCTTCGCCCTGAGCGGGGCGGAAGGGCCCGGAAGGGTGCGCTTCCACCGGAGGATCCGCCTCCCCTTCCCCCCGGAGGCCCCGGGGAGCGGGGTGGGGGCGGCCTTCGTGGAGGCCTGCTGGTACCGGAAGGTGTTGCGGCCCAGGCCCCGGCCCGGATGGCGGCTTTTCCTCCACTTCGGGGCGGTGGACTACCGCGCGGAGCTCTTCCTGAACGGGGCCCGGGTCCTGGAGCACGAGGGGGGGCACACCCCCTTCCGCCTGGACCTCACCCCCTTCCTGGGAGGCCCCCTGGAGCTCCTCCTCCGAGCGGAGGACGACCCCCTGGACCCCGAGAAGCCCCGGGGCAAGCAGGCCCTGGGGGAGCCTGAGGGCACCTTCTACCCCCGGACCACGGGGGTGTGGCAGCCCGTCTGGCTGGAGTGGGTGCCGGAAAGCCGCCTGGAGGCCCTCCGCCTCACCCCGGACCTGAAGGCCTTGGGCTTCCACCTGGAGGTCCAGGCGGTGGGGGAGGGGGAGGCGGTGGAGGTGGCCCTCTTCCCGGGGTTGGGGCCGGGGGAGGCCCCCCTGGCCCAGGCCCGCTTCCCCCTCCTCGGGGGGGTGGCCCGGGGCTTTCTGGGGCTCCCCGGAAGGGGGGACCCGGAGGCTTCCCTCTGGCGGCCGGAGCGCCCCGTCCTCTTCGGCCTCCGCCTGCGCCTCCTGGGGGGAAGGCGCCTCTTGGACGAGGCCTACAGCTACGGGGGTTTGCGGGAGGTCGCGGCCCGGCGGGGGGTTTTCTTCCTCAACGGGGAGCCCTACCTCCCCAAGCTGGCCCTGGACCAGGGGCTCTGGCCCGAGGGGCACCTGGCCCCCCCGGGGCCGGAGGCCTTGCGGCGGGACCTGGAGCTCGCCAAGGCCATGGGCTTCAACGGGGTGCGCAAGCACCAGAAGCTGGAAGACCCCCGGTACCTCCACCTGGCGGACCGGCTGGGGCTTCTGGTCTTCATGGAGATGCCGAGCTTCTTCCGCTTCTCCCCCAAGGCCGCCCGGCGCTACCTGGCGGAGCTCGTCCCCGCCCTGGAGCGGTACGCCAACCACCCCAGCCTGGTGGCCTGGATCCTCTTCAACGAGAGCTGGGGGCTCACCCCCTGGACGGAGGCCAGCCGGGCCTTCCTCCGGGGGGCCTTCCTCCTGGCCCGGGCCCTGGACCCCACCCGGGTCCTGGTGGACAACGACGGCTGGGAGCACGGCCCTTCCCACCTCCTCACCGTCCACGACTACGCCCCCCCGGAGGTCCTCCGGCGCCGCTACGCCCGGGAGCCCTTCCCCGAGGCCCCCATGGGCCGCCCCCTTCTCCTTCGGGGAGAGGGGTTCCCCCCGGGGGTGCGGCCCTTCCTCTCGGAGTTCGGGGGGCTCCGCCTCAGGGCCCCCACCCCGGGCTGGGGGTACCGGGAGGCCGAGGGGGAGGAGGCCTTTTTGGCCGAGGTCCTCCGCTACCTGGAGGCCGCCTGCGCCAGCCGCCTGGCGGGGTTCTGCTACACCCAGCTCTACGACACCTTCCAGGAGGAAAACGGCCTTCTGGACTTCTGGCGGAGGCCCAAGGTGCCCCCCGAGGGGGTGCGGGCCCTCCTCGAGGGGTGCGAGGCCCGGCGGCTTTTGGCCGAGTAG
- a CDS encoding glycoside hydrolase family 31 protein yields MRGVARKLWSALGMAVLLGPKALLQAVAYAWGRDRLTPRGPLSPWQGVGPPVGLEPVPGGVRVRFPEAALEAVFLGEDLLRLAWSPGEEVPPYPLAEAPTPWEPQRLEGGRLLRTPRMALWVGEEGLELRDPQGEVLRREAYPERAGPAWRHRVALRPGERVLGLGERASPLDRRGGVYRLWNRDPGGSYGPGEDPLYLSVPLWLSLLPGGGGYLAFYENPAEGWVDLQGEEGVVAFLGGPFRYYLLPGPLEAALARYLRLTGLPPLPPRWALGFHYARWGLPTRKAVEEAVAGFLGRGLPLRAVHLDIDHMRGYRVFTVDEGRFPDLPGMVGGFRKEGVRTVVILDPGVKAERGFPLYEEGLREGVFCRLPSGAVFRGPVWPGPAAFPDFTDPGVRAWWGGKLAAFLGMGVSGFWLDMNEPALFAAWGEPTFPPSVRHRLEGQGGDHRLAHNLYGLLMARAAWEGFRRHAPGVRPFLLTRAGFAGVQRYAWAWTGDVESTWEGLRTTLRALLGLSLSGVPFVGSDIGGFSGNPPPELYLRWFQLAALTPFFRLHSARWTRPREPWRFGEEVLLGVRWAMALREALLPYLYTLAWRAAREGRLLLRPLFLAGGPYGEEAFFLGEALLVAPVLEAGARAKEVPLPPGGWYPWGEDGLLEGPAWVRLPAPLDRIPLLVRSGSLLPLLEGAGLALHLYPGPEGAEGEVYWDEGEGEGPHRRDRFRLLPVPGGYRLLWEGEGAYPWPWEGVGLRLFGKRLLGAWVEGKAYPADAGGVRLPPFREAFLEVKGP; encoded by the coding sequence ATGCGGGGCGTGGCGAGAAAGCTTTGGAGCGCTTTGGGGATGGCGGTCCTCCTGGGCCCAAAGGCCCTCCTCCAGGCGGTGGCCTACGCCTGGGGGCGGGACCGGCTCACCCCCCGGGGGCCCCTTTCCCCTTGGCAGGGGGTGGGTCCCCCCGTAGGCCTGGAGCCCGTCCCCGGGGGGGTGCGGGTGCGCTTCCCCGAGGCGGCCTTGGAGGCGGTCTTCCTGGGGGAGGACCTCCTCCGCCTGGCCTGGTCCCCGGGGGAGGAGGTGCCTCCCTACCCCCTGGCCGAGGCCCCCACCCCCTGGGAGCCCCAGCGCCTCGAGGGGGGCCGCCTCCTCCGCACCCCGCGGATGGCCCTCTGGGTGGGGGAGGAGGGGCTGGAGCTCCGGGACCCCCAGGGGGAGGTGCTGCGGCGGGAGGCCTACCCCGAGCGGGCCGGGCCCGCCTGGCGCCACCGGGTGGCCCTGCGCCCCGGGGAGCGGGTCCTGGGCCTGGGGGAGAGGGCCTCTCCCCTGGACCGCCGGGGCGGGGTCTACCGGCTCTGGAACCGGGACCCCGGGGGGAGCTACGGCCCGGGGGAGGACCCCCTCTACCTCTCCGTGCCCCTATGGCTCTCCCTCCTCCCCGGGGGCGGGGGGTACCTGGCCTTCTACGAGAACCCCGCGGAGGGCTGGGTGGACCTCCAGGGGGAGGAGGGGGTGGTGGCCTTCCTGGGGGGGCCTTTCCGCTACTACCTCCTCCCGGGGCCCCTGGAGGCGGCCCTGGCCCGCTACCTCCGCCTCACCGGCCTACCCCCCTTGCCCCCCCGTTGGGCCCTGGGTTTCCACTACGCCCGCTGGGGCCTCCCCACCCGGAAGGCGGTGGAGGAGGCGGTGGCGGGCTTTCTGGGGCGGGGCCTGCCCCTTAGGGCGGTCCACCTGGACATCGACCACATGCGGGGCTACCGGGTCTTCACCGTGGACGAGGGGCGCTTCCCCGACCTCCCGGGGATGGTGGGGGGCTTCCGGAAGGAGGGGGTGCGCACCGTGGTCATCCTGGACCCCGGGGTGAAGGCGGAAAGGGGCTTTCCCCTTTACGAGGAGGGCCTGAGGGAGGGGGTCTTCTGCCGCCTCCCCTCGGGGGCGGTCTTCCGGGGGCCGGTCTGGCCGGGGCCCGCCGCCTTCCCCGACTTCACCGACCCCGGGGTGCGGGCCTGGTGGGGGGGGAAGCTCGCGGCCTTTTTGGGGATGGGGGTTTCCGGCTTCTGGCTGGACATGAACGAGCCCGCCCTCTTCGCCGCCTGGGGGGAGCCCACCTTCCCCCCCTCCGTGCGCCACCGCCTGGAGGGGCAAGGGGGGGACCACCGCCTGGCCCACAACCTCTACGGCCTCCTCATGGCCCGCGCGGCCTGGGAGGGGTTCCGGCGCCATGCCCCTGGGGTCCGGCCCTTCCTCCTCACCCGCGCGGGTTTCGCCGGGGTTCAGCGCTACGCCTGGGCCTGGACGGGGGACGTGGAGAGCACCTGGGAGGGCCTAAGGACCACCCTGCGGGCCCTCCTCGGGCTTTCCCTTTCCGGGGTGCCCTTCGTGGGCTCGGACATCGGGGGCTTCAGCGGGAACCCTCCCCCCGAGCTTTATCTGCGCTGGTTCCAGCTTGCGGCCCTCACCCCCTTCTTCCGCCTGCACTCCGCCCGCTGGACCCGGCCCCGGGAGCCCTGGCGCTTCGGGGAGGAGGTGCTTTTGGGGGTGCGCTGGGCCATGGCCCTGAGGGAAGCCCTCCTCCCCTACCTCTACACCCTGGCCTGGCGGGCCGCCCGGGAGGGGAGGCTCCTCCTGAGGCCCCTTTTCCTCGCCGGGGGGCCCTATGGGGAAGAGGCCTTCTTCCTGGGGGAGGCCCTCCTGGTGGCCCCGGTCCTCGAGGCGGGGGCCCGGGCCAAGGAGGTGCCCCTGCCCCCGGGGGGCTGGTACCCCTGGGGGGAGGACGGGCTCCTGGAGGGGCCGGCCTGGGTCCGGCTCCCTGCCCCCCTGGACCGCATCCCCCTCCTGGTGCGCTCAGGAAGCCTCCTGCCCCTCCTGGAGGGGGCGGGCCTCGCCCTCCACCTCTACCCCGGGCCCGAGGGGGCGGAGGGGGAGGTGTACTGGGATGAGGGGGAAGGGGAAGGCCCCCACCGGCGGGACCGCTTCCGCCTCCTCCCCGTTCCGGGGGGCTACCGCCTCCTCTGGGAGGGGGAGGGGGCGTACCCCTGGCCCTGGGAGGGGGTGGGCCTGCGGCTTTTCGGCAAGAGGCTCCTGGGGGCTTGGGTGGAGGGGAAGGCGTACCCCGCCGACGCAGGGGGTGTCCGCCTCCCCCCCTTCCGGGAGGCCTTCTTGGAGGTGAAGGGCCCTTAG
- a CDS encoding glycoside hydrolase family 2 TIM barrel-domain containing protein, with translation MEVRLERAWFLAHGAAGPEGLPQAGWREVALPHQWSLEGVEAEVGWYRLALPEGGARRFLRAFGDYYQEAWVEGVPLGRHEGYFFPWLLELPPGRELLLRVSAPKEPLGVWPRFKRQIKGVLGQHDCRPGGNGPRGQERGTGGLWGGVEVLFREEVALLGLSHRLHPRPGGWRLLVRLLVDAPRAFREPLSLRLLPENFPGEAREREALLEGEAGRAWREVVWDLPAMPLWEVWERGFPHLFRLEAELLGARLSAPLGFRTVELDPEGWLLLNGKRLFLRGTNHIPTQWLAGYTQDLAQRDVALLKEANLNAVRVHAHVTHPAFYRACDREGVLVWQDFPLQWGYAADEAFAGEALRQVRAMVEHLGAHPSLYLWCAQNEPTHNRHALGPLLAAEIRAQDPTRPVKAASDFREHPYPGWYWGHLRDFLALPGAPLPSEFGAQALPRAELLRRVLGEAAWPPRWEAWAYHNFQPHETFRVAGVALGASLEEFVENSQAYQAKLLEFAVHAYRRGKGRVVGYFQFLFVEPWEGITWAVLDVERVPKRGFYALKEASSPVLLSLVPYREEVEVGGPPLREAWLVSDLERPASLWVRLRLEGPKALELLEEEVRLAPGEVRRLFSLGELWESPLPLQARFLPVQEALRGLPPGRYRLVGEAYEGERLWSRHALEVAYLEPLVPVEAAW, from the coding sequence ATGGAGGTGCGGCTGGAGCGGGCTTGGTTTCTGGCGCACGGGGCGGCGGGGCCGGAAGGCCTGCCCCAGGCGGGGTGGCGGGAGGTGGCCCTCCCCCACCAGTGGAGCCTGGAGGGGGTGGAGGCGGAGGTGGGCTGGTACCGCCTGGCCCTTCCCGAGGGGGGGGCTAGGCGTTTCCTCCGCGCCTTCGGGGACTACTACCAGGAGGCCTGGGTGGAGGGCGTTCCCCTGGGGCGGCACGAGGGGTACTTCTTCCCCTGGCTCTTGGAGCTTCCCCCCGGGCGCGAGCTCCTCCTCCGGGTTTCCGCCCCCAAGGAGCCCCTGGGGGTCTGGCCCCGGTTCAAGCGGCAGATCAAGGGGGTTTTGGGCCAGCACGACTGCCGCCCTGGGGGGAACGGCCCCCGGGGCCAGGAGCGGGGCACGGGGGGGCTTTGGGGCGGGGTGGAGGTGCTCTTCCGCGAGGAGGTGGCTCTGCTCGGGCTCAGCCACCGCCTCCACCCCCGGCCCGGGGGGTGGCGGCTTCTGGTGCGGCTCCTGGTGGATGCCCCCAGGGCCTTCCGGGAGCCCCTAAGCCTAAGGCTTCTCCCGGAGAACTTCCCGGGGGAGGCCCGGGAGCGGGAGGCCCTCCTGGAAGGGGAGGCGGGGAGGGCCTGGCGGGAGGTGGTGTGGGACCTGCCCGCCATGCCCCTTTGGGAGGTGTGGGAGCGGGGCTTTCCTCACCTCTTCCGCCTCGAGGCGGAGCTTTTGGGGGCCAGGCTCAGCGCCCCCCTGGGCTTCCGCACCGTGGAGCTGGACCCTGAGGGCTGGCTCCTCCTGAACGGCAAGAGGCTCTTCCTCCGGGGCACCAACCACATCCCCACCCAGTGGCTTGCGGGCTACACCCAGGACCTGGCCCAAAGGGACGTGGCCCTCCTCAAGGAGGCCAACCTCAACGCGGTGCGGGTCCACGCCCACGTGACCCACCCCGCCTTCTACCGGGCCTGCGACCGGGAGGGGGTTTTGGTCTGGCAGGACTTTCCCCTGCAGTGGGGTTACGCCGCCGACGAGGCCTTCGCGGGGGAGGCCCTGCGCCAGGTGCGGGCCATGGTGGAGCACCTGGGGGCCCACCCCTCCCTTTACCTCTGGTGCGCCCAGAACGAGCCCACCCACAACCGCCACGCCCTGGGTCCCCTCCTGGCGGCGGAGATCCGGGCCCAGGACCCCACCCGGCCCGTGAAGGCGGCCTCGGACTTCCGCGAGCACCCCTACCCCGGCTGGTACTGGGGGCACCTGCGGGACTTCCTGGCCCTTCCCGGGGCGCCTCTCCCTTCCGAGTTCGGGGCCCAGGCCCTGCCCCGGGCGGAGCTCTTGAGGCGGGTGTTGGGGGAGGCCGCCTGGCCCCCCCGGTGGGAGGCCTGGGCCTACCACAACTTCCAGCCCCACGAGACCTTCCGGGTGGCGGGGGTGGCGCTGGGGGCGTCCCTGGAGGAGTTTGTGGAAAACTCCCAGGCTTATCAGGCGAAGCTCCTGGAGTTCGCCGTCCACGCCTACCGGCGGGGCAAGGGGCGGGTGGTGGGCTACTTCCAGTTCCTGTTCGTGGAGCCCTGGGAGGGGATCACCTGGGCGGTCCTGGACGTGGAAAGGGTGCCCAAGAGGGGCTTTTACGCCCTGAAGGAGGCCTCTAGCCCCGTCCTCCTCTCCCTGGTGCCCTACCGGGAGGAGGTGGAGGTGGGAGGACCCCCTTTGCGGGAGGCCTGGCTCGTAAGCGACCTGGAGAGGCCGGCAAGCCTCTGGGTGCGCCTCCGCCTCGAGGGGCCAAAGGCCCTGGAGCTTTTGGAGGAGGAGGTGCGCCTGGCCCCCGGGGAGGTGCGGCGGCTTTTCAGCCTGGGGGAGCTCTGGGAAAGCCCCCTCCCCCTCCAGGCCCGCTTCCTCCCGGTGCAGGAGGCCCTGAGGGGGCTGCCCCCGGGGCGCTACCGCCTGGTGGGGGAGGCGTACGAGGGGGAAAGGCTCTGGTCCCGCCACGCCCTGGAGGTGGCCTACCTGGAGCCCCTGGTCCCGGTGGAGGCCGCCTGGTGA